The Chitinophagales bacterium genome has a window encoding:
- a CDS encoding NAD(P)/FAD-dependent oxidoreductase: MNNLLTNSNTYDIVIVGAGLGGLLSAVILAKEGMKVCIIEKDKQIGGCLQTFSVEKKVFDSCVHYIGGLGEGHTLNRIFSYAGIMGKLHLKEYNKDAFDKIAFGNDANEYPLAQGFENFTEQLSAYFPGEEKALKEYITTIKKVGDHFPLYRLRNGDPNEKAAVSGWELTETLNKISDNTLLKNVLVGNNMLYAGIPGKTPFYLHALVTESYIHSSHKVLPGSSQISKFLWHELQNLGATIFRNTEITKLIEENGALSYAMAKNGERIYGKQFISNVHPGVLLSLIDSNLIRPAYRNRVLNLTQTISSFMLNLALKQGTVPMQHHNLYWNATNDAWAAVNYRIKEWPANYTLFYTQDKNNPEFAESVSILCYMHYSEVDQWSNTHNRAGDEQERGAEYDAFKELKSELLLQKVYERLPVLKGNIIAKKVATPLTYRDYTGTPEGSLYGILKDVNKPNETTIATRTRIPNLLLTGQNVNIHGVLGVSITAVATCSELLGMDYLLRKFD; this comes from the coding sequence TTGAATAACCTATTGACAAATAGTAACACATACGACATAGTGATAGTAGGAGCAGGTCTTGGAGGCCTGCTTTCTGCTGTTATACTTGCCAAAGAAGGCATGAAGGTTTGTATTATTGAAAAGGACAAACAAATTGGCGGATGCCTGCAGACATTCTCTGTAGAAAAAAAAGTATTTGACAGTTGTGTACATTATATAGGCGGTTTAGGTGAGGGGCATACCCTTAACCGCATATTTTCTTATGCGGGCATTATGGGCAAACTGCATCTGAAAGAATATAACAAAGATGCTTTTGATAAGATCGCCTTTGGCAATGATGCAAATGAATATCCATTGGCACAGGGTTTTGAGAATTTCACAGAACAACTATCAGCATACTTTCCAGGAGAAGAGAAAGCCCTGAAAGAATACATTACTACTATAAAAAAAGTTGGTGACCACTTCCCTTTATATAGGTTAAGAAATGGAGACCCTAACGAAAAAGCAGCTGTCAGTGGCTGGGAATTAACAGAAACACTAAATAAGATATCTGATAACACGCTACTCAAAAATGTATTAGTTGGCAACAATATGCTTTATGCGGGCATCCCCGGCAAAACACCGTTCTACCTGCACGCACTGGTAACAGAGAGCTATATACATAGTAGTCATAAAGTGCTTCCAGGCAGCTCACAGATCTCTAAATTCTTATGGCATGAATTGCAAAATTTAGGTGCCACAATATTTCGCAATACTGAAATTACCAAACTCATTGAAGAAAATGGAGCTTTATCGTATGCAATGGCTAAGAATGGAGAACGCATATACGGTAAGCAGTTTATCTCAAATGTGCATCCCGGGGTTCTGCTTTCGCTTATTGATAGTAATCTGATACGACCTGCATATCGGAATCGGGTCCTGAACCTGACTCAAACAATATCATCGTTCATGCTGAATCTCGCACTGAAACAAGGAACCGTACCCATGCAACATCATAACCTGTATTGGAATGCTACAAATGATGCATGGGCAGCTGTGAACTACAGGATCAAAGAATGGCCGGCCAACTACACATTGTTTTACACACAGGACAAGAACAACCCGGAATTTGCGGAAAGTGTATCTATACTATGCTATATGCACTACAGCGAAGTAGATCAATGGAGTAACACCCATAACCGTGCAGGAGATGAACAGGAAAGAGGTGCCGAATATGACGCTTTTAAAGAATTGAAGAGCGAACTTTTGCTGCAAAAAGTATATGAGCGTCTACCTGTTTTAAAGGGTAACATAATTGCTAAAAAGGTGGCTACCCCACTCACATACCGTGATTATACTGGCACGCCCGAAGGGTCTTTATATGGTATATTAAAAGATGTCAACAAACCCAACGAAACAACCATCGCAACGCGCACCCGGATACCTAATCTACTATTAACAGGACAAAATGTAAATATCCATGGTGTATTGGGCGTAAGCATAACAGCAGTAGCAACCTGTTCAGAATTGCTGGGAATGGATTATTTACTTAGAAAATTTGATTAA
- the glmM gene encoding phosphoglucosamine mutase, giving the protein MALIKSISGIRGTIGGPQGSGLTPIDVVKFTTAYAAWVNEQGGNNKIVIGRDGRISGEMVRNLVCATLQGCGFDVVDLDYSTTPTVEMAVTMENAAGGIILTASHNPKEWNALKLLNSKGEFLSAEDGQWILDHAEKGAHDYAAVHKLGKVTTDNTYIQKHIDAILQHPLVDISAIKAKNFKIVVDAVNSTGAISVPPLLKALGVDDVITINEEVTGHFAHNPEPLPENLTELCNTVEKQNAHLGIAVDPDVDRLCFVCEDGSLFGEEYTLVAVADYVLSHKKGNTVSNMSSTRALRDVTEKHGGEYTPSAVGEVNVVRKMKAVNAVIGGEGNGGIIVPEMHYGRDALIGIALFLTHLAKYGKSIKSLRNTYPNYYISKNKIELSDDIDLKGIFAKIQDKYKNQPINTEDGLKIEFDMDWVHLRPSNTEPIIRIYAESGSETTSNNIAKRIMEDIREMM; this is encoded by the coding sequence ATGGCATTAATTAAATCAATATCCGGCATTAGGGGTACAATAGGCGGGCCACAAGGTTCAGGACTTACACCGATTGATGTTGTAAAATTCACTACAGCATATGCAGCCTGGGTAAATGAACAAGGTGGTAACAACAAGATCGTTATCGGACGTGACGGACGTATTTCCGGGGAAATGGTTCGCAACCTGGTATGCGCAACATTACAAGGTTGTGGTTTTGATGTTGTTGACCTGGACTACAGCACTACCCCTACTGTTGAAATGGCAGTAACTATGGAAAATGCTGCCGGAGGTATCATCCTTACGGCAAGTCATAATCCTAAAGAGTGGAATGCGCTTAAGTTGCTGAACAGCAAAGGTGAATTCCTGAGTGCAGAGGATGGACAATGGATATTGGACCATGCAGAGAAGGGAGCGCATGACTATGCTGCAGTACACAAACTTGGCAAAGTCACAACTGACAATACATATATACAAAAGCATATTGACGCAATACTACAGCACCCACTTGTTGATATTTCGGCAATAAAGGCAAAGAATTTCAAGATAGTAGTAGATGCTGTTAACTCTACCGGAGCTATTTCAGTACCTCCTCTGTTAAAGGCATTGGGAGTAGATGATGTCATCACAATAAATGAAGAGGTAACGGGCCATTTCGCACACAATCCAGAACCACTGCCCGAGAACCTGACGGAACTGTGCAATACAGTAGAGAAACAAAATGCACATTTAGGCATAGCTGTTGACCCGGATGTAGATCGACTTTGTTTCGTTTGTGAGGACGGCAGCCTTTTTGGTGAAGAATATACACTTGTAGCGGTGGCAGATTATGTATTGAGCCATAAAAAAGGGAATACTGTATCTAACATGTCCAGCACAAGGGCTTTGCGGGACGTAACTGAGAAACATGGCGGAGAGTATACTCCCAGCGCCGTGGGCGAAGTGAATGTAGTGAGGAAAATGAAAGCTGTAAATGCTGTTATTGGCGGAGAAGGCAATGGCGGCATCATCGTTCCTGAAATGCATTATGGCCGTGATGCATTGATAGGTATAGCTCTTTTCCTGACACACCTGGCCAAGTACGGCAAGAGTATCAAATCATTACGCAACACCTATCCTAACTACTACATTTCTAAAAACAAGATAGAACTTAGCGATGATATAGACCTGAAAGGCATATTTGCCAAGATACAAGACAAGTACAAAAATCAACCTATCAATACAGAAGACGGTTTAAAGATAGAATTTGACATGGATTGGGTACACTTACGCCCATCTAATACAGAACCCATCATCCGCATATATGCAGAAAGCGGTTCTGAAACAACATCTAACAATATTGCCAAGCGCATTATGGAAGACATACGGGAAATGATGTAG